The stretch of DNA CAATTACTTGGGCGGCAATTGCCATTGAATTCACTTGGAGCTTTTACTTCCTGTGAGAAAACATCAGTCGGCGTGGCACTGTGTCTCCACTTGGCGGGCCAGCCTGTCTTCTTAAATGGGGGCCAGTCAATGAGCTTTTGCCTGAGCAGGTGTCACTTCCTTTCTACAGGCTGCTGCATTCAATCAGCTGATTCAGCACAGAGAGGCTGTGTGCTGTGTCTTCTCTGGCCTCCACACTGCTATAGCCTTTCACCTCCTCCCTGCCTCCACCCTATCCCCCTAACAAACAGCCCAGCTGACCCTCCCATCCCCCCACAAGCCTCCCCTCACACACCCATGCCACATGAAGCCCAGCTCTTAGTGAGTGAGTGGAAAAAGTTACACCAGTCTTTCTGTGTGTTGGCCAGGCAATCGAATGCAGCAGCACACGCCACTGTCCCACAAGCTGAGCTGCGTCTGATCCCAGTCCTCTACTCAAGGTATTGATGCGCTTTAATGGCTTTATTCTGCTGTCATTCACTGAGAAACTTCTATTTTCAGCCTGAGGTGAGGTTGTTGCTCAGTGCGACTATTCTATTTAATTGGATGTTTAAACTAGAAACCCAGAGACCTGGGTTGTTATGGTTCTGTCTGTGTTTTAATGTATATGTTAATTATGACTCATCAGATACAGATACAACTTTGTTTTGGTAACTTTTGTTCGGTTGTAAATCAAAGCCAAACCACACTTGAAAGTACAATTAATGTTGAAGTCACTGCCGGTGACTATCCCTCCACATGTTTTTACTCACTATTCCTTTGACACAATCAGTCAAACACAGGGGCTGCCTTTTAAACAGCTAAGCAGTATTACATTGATTGAAATCTGCTAACAAATGAAATTGCTTCAGCGGCAACAGCTTTTTAAGAGCAGGACCATCTCGTTTCAACACATCGTATTCCAGCTCAGAGGACAGGCAACAATGCAAAGTAGTTTCCTTATGTCTCCTATAAGCCATTCAGCCCCGCTATAATAACACTGCCACGGGCTGCTACTGCTGGGTGGGATACAGACCTCAGGCTCACATGGAGCTAACGTCCTTTTCTCCGACAGACAGCCCCAGCATGGAGAGCCCCTTGAGTGCAGAATCAGCTCCCCCAACCCCAGCTCCCAGAAACCATACTCCTTCTCCAAGTCCAAGAGCTGAGGCACAAGAGTTGagaatggaggagaaagagagaacagtgGACACAGAGGAGGACCCTATATATATGTCTCTGTTATCAGAAGTGGTTGTGGATGAGCCAGCAGAGGATGCATCAGAGAAGGctgaggagagagctgagagagaggctCAGAGGCAGCTCCTGGCCACAGAGGAGCTGGTCTACACAGAGAGGAACTACCTGAGACTCCTCCAGGTTTGCACCAGCACCATCAGGAGCAACCTGCAGAAACTCCAGGTACTGTGCTGCATAGGGCTAAGAGGGTTTCCTGAACATGTAACCTGACCAGTGAAAGCTCTGGGCCCTACTGGGACTACAGTCAAATTACCGCTCTCTAAGATATGGTTATCTTGAAGCGCCATGCTTTATTTCCTTTCACGTCTCAGAAAGTTTTTCAATGACCATATAATCGAATGTCTTTGATTACAAGGCCACACTTTGTATatgggatagaggatagagggaggaggatggagaggaggggataatGTAATTGTAtatgggagagaggatagagggaggaggatggagaggaggaggggataaTGTAGTGGTGGGTGAGCAGTAAAGTCAGTCTGTACCTTCTCCCCTACCACAGCCACAGCTGCCTAACCTGGACAGCATGTTCCTGTACATAGAGGAGGTGATCGACGTGTCAGGACGCCTCCTTAGCCTCCTGGACCAGAAGCAGTTGACACCCCATGATCCTCTCTTCCTGGAGACTCTATGTAAGTAGTAAGAATAGTGCAGTGCTGTATCAGTACAGTTTCCTTGGCTGGAATACACCTAGTGATTTTCACTCCCGGGTAGTTACTAATATATTTGCACCTGCACTACCACACCTACTAATTCTATGAGGCTATCATGAAGAGGCTCATGTCCACCCCCTCTGTTGATACCAGCTGCTTGTCATGATGTGTTCTACATGGCTGTGTGTATTAAAGTCCTATTAGTACATTTTCCACCATGGTTATTAGCAACACTTACACATACAGTCCCCCTTGCAGTCAAGCTGCTTGGATGGGTCAGCTAGATAGCGAAAAACAagaagtctctctctgtggggaccTTGTTAGCCTCGGTTATATTTCAATGTGGAGCAAACAACAGTGCCAAGTTCCCTTTTTCCATTATTTGTTGACCTTGTTCAGCACCTGGACTGCTAGGTGTTCAAACGTTGATATTTTCTGCAGAGATCAAACCTGCAAGGACGACTACACAACAGCAACAAAATTAAACGCCTTTATATATTCATTTGTATCACCTTAGCAACGTTCCATGGGATGGATAAAGGACAACAAGGGAGGCATACAAGTACATTTATATCACTTCATGAATACTTGATTCATATCCCCTTCAGGTGATGCCTTCCTCAGTCTATCAACAGACATGGAGTCAGCATACAAGGAGTACCTGGCCAACTACAACACCGTCACAGCGTTAGAGAACAGCTACAAGCAGAAAGATGCCCTGTGGACTGAGATAGTGAAAGTCATCAAGTCCTCAGAGTATGTTCATATCTCCCTCTGCATTCCTGTTCCTGACATTCTTTGTCTCTAAAGTCCCATTAAAATCCACGACTGAAACTGGCCTTGATATCACACCCCATCTCTACTGTGTTATGAACCTCCATGTTTTCTCACTATAAGTCCAGGAAGTATGACCAAGTGAGACTGTTGTGTACAGGCCAGAGGTGAATGCCACCTCTCTGAGCTTCTTCCTGGTGATGCCAGTCCAGAGGATCGCCCgctaccctcttctcctccagacCATCATGAAACACACAGAGCCTGGGCACCCGGCCTACTCTCTTCTGGAGCAAACTGCCCGCACCGCCATAGCCCTGAACTGCAGGATCAATGAGTACAAACGCTTCAGAGAAGTAGGTGAGAACATGAGCTAGCTAATCCCCATCTAGTAATCATTCCCTGTGGTTGGTTCTACTATTCAGACAGGGATGAGGAATTTATAGATTGTGGCCCTTGCCTTCACTTATTCCTGAACACCAATATTAGAATTTGTTGTCTTGTCATCACAGCCGACAAATACAAGAAGACGGAAACCCTGACTATAAGGGATAAGATGAATCGTCTGAACAGCCACAGCATCGCTAAGAAGACGGCCAGACTGAGTCAGTTCATCAAGCATGAGACGGGGATTGCACCAAAGGTAAGGTACTGTCTGTGCCGGTCCTTGTTGAGATCACTCAGCCATAAAATGAAGCTACACTTTCTACAAGTAAGAGAAACCGTGGTAAGAGAACAAATGATATGACTAGTGTTTACCTGCTGTATTCAAACCTTGATGCCATTGAGGAGCATTTGTTACATAAAGTATGTAGAGAGTCGTTGACCACAATGACTCATGCTATGCTGGAGGATTCTCACATGGTTATGAGTATTCCTTTGCGGACATTTTTATACATATTATTCATCAAGTCACAAACTGAAGCTCTGGTTCTCTTTTTAGCTATGGATGGTAGAACTACTAGAATGTTCCTCTTTTAATATCTGGTACGATTTATATAGTTTACTGTTAAAAGGCTACTTTGGGagtttggcaatgaggcccttgaTCTACTTCCTCAGAGTCAAATGCACATGTAGACACTATTTACATCTcagtgtccagtatgaaggaagttagaggtagtttctagagccaatgctaactagcatgctagcagataccaatAGACtcaaacttccttcatactggacacagagatgTAAAAATGGTATTCGTGAggtcatctgactctggggaagtaaataaaaaaaactcaTTGCTAAAATCCCAAAGTGTCCCTTTAATAACTTCCCTCTGTTTAATTCCAGCTGGTAGATGAGGAGTTTGATGCCTTGGAGGGTTTTTTCTATCTCCTTGAAAATGGTATCACCGTGCTACATGAAAATGTGGAGACATATCTAGACCATCTACAGGTGAGCTTTTGTTGACCCTAGCCCTTTGTCATGGAGACCAGAGTAAGATCACCATGACAACACTGGAATCACTTTGTTTATGTGTGGCTTTCCACTCAACGTATAATTAGTGCACAATCCCTTAGCATTCACTTCTGTCTTGGCATCCTCTTCCACTAAAGAATGGCTACAGCTCTGATCTGAAATACTTTTTTTATTCTTCAGTGGTGAGCAGTTGACAATTTAGAGACAATGTAACTGTAAGAAAATCAGTTTAAAGTATTCAGCCTGGTACTCACTGCCCCACCTAATACGTGAATGCAGTCCCTCCCTACTGTCAACAACCACAGCCACCACTGCCGCTCATAAACCATGCATTACTGACACTGCCACACAGATTTGTGTTTACGTTTCCCCCCATGTCTAATTCTAGTTCATGTTGTAACTTTCCTTCCATTGTTATATTCCAGAGGTTTCTGAGCTGTCGACCAGAGGAGTTTGATCTTGACATGGATGGTGAGAAGCCTGCTATATGCTACAAAGAAATCATAACAGCACTGAGGCAATGGATACTTCCTACATTTGTAAGTTAAACTGCagtaccatgttgttatgttacaaaaATAGGCATCAGAAAAATACTTATGCCTATGGACGAGTTTCACTTTCCCTCTTGTCAGGCCTGTCCTTCAGGCTTCAGACTACGCTGTCTGGACCTCACACTTGTAACTCCCCTCCCCcgctcatccctctatcccatccccctctctctctccaggagaagaggatgaggacTTTGGTCCACAAGCCCATCTGTGCGCTGAGAGAGCTCCTGGCGGGGCCTCGTAACCTGATCAGTAAGCGTCTGGATAAGCTGCTGGACTACGAGCTGATCGAAGAGAAGCCCAGTCTGAGCTACGATGAGCAGGCGGTGGCTAACACCTATAAGACCATCAACACCCTGCTCCTCAACGAGCTGCCCCAGTTCAACGGCCTGGCCCTCACCCTGCTCTGGGGCATGCTGGGGGCTTTCAGTTGCCTGCACAAGGACCTGGCTAAAGACATGGAGCAGCTCTTCCAGGGCTTCACCCAACAGGTACACAATAATACAGTACTGGAGTAGAGGGGATGACTAGCATGTTTCTTGTGGGGGTACAGACAGATGCCTATTTTCTCTATGATCCTAAGTAGCAGTTTGCTCATGTATTTGTTACTACTTTTAGAATCAGATTTCAGTGGGAGCTATACCAAAAGCAGAGATGTTTCTGAAGTTAAACTTGACTATTTGTCTCATCTCATTTTGTTTAACATGTCTCTTTGCAGCTCCCTCACGGTTCCCTGGAGCCGAATGCATTCTGGGAGTGGGCGGAGTGTTCGGTGCTGGAGGGTGCAAGGAGGCTGGAGAGTCTGTGTTGGAATGTGAAGGACCAACTCAATGCTCCCATTGTCCAGGTCAGTCTCAACAGAAGCTCCAGTATAATCTGTTTGGTGGCGATGGGACTTGTTGTTGGGTAACATCGCCAGGGACAGTGTGTGTACACATCCACAGCCCCGCAGTACTTGTCAAATAGCAGCAGGATGATTCATTCTACACCTACTGTATTCACTGTCAATGTTCTGATGCCGCATTATGTGTTTGGAATAACCTGAATTGGGTCATGATTGCTATTTCTACTAGCCTTGGGGTTAACTGTTGATGGTTCTGAGGAAGGTGAGTCACCTGAAGGGACAACACTAAACACAAGCCCATTTGTCAAAACCAACACACTAGAACACATCATGTCACAACTCACAACATTAACCTGTATTTCCTGTGATAAACCCCTAGCAAAAATATACTGGAAATTACATGACATTTTCCCCCCAGTCAGAAACAGAAACCACCATTCATTTAGCTTGGTCATAATACAGCAATAACGTTACTCTGGCTAGCTCATGGCTCCTATCATCACCACACCACTGCTCATTACTTTAACTGATGAGAATGTGAAACTGccgagtggggagagagaggggagagagaaatggtGTAGATTCATCTTCCAGACTAATCTAGACATCTCACAGCCCATGTTATAAGCTGCACTTTGTCTGTCTGCGGTGTTAAGGAGCAGCTCTCCTGGCTGTAGGCCTCACAGAACCacagcaacctattccctatatagttcaccagccctgctcaaaagtagtgcactatatagggaatagggtgcgatttgggacaTAGCCAGAGATAGCAATGAGACTCAGCCTGTCAGGTCTAGAGGAATACATGACAGCGCTAGGGAGGAAGGGCTGCTCATCTGTGGCTAGAGATGACTCCTACGTAGGTACCAGTTCTACAGTACTAGAAAGAAACCGGATCGCTTCATTAGCTACTCTTAGATGACATAGTGAAGCCATTTAAACTCTAGAAGTCACCCTGGCTGGTAGCTGAGCAGGTGAACACCAGTGATAATGAACATGGTGAATGACTAGCTGGGTCCTTACCAGTTCCAATATCTCTACcagagtcatgttcattagggcacaccttAGCAAAACgtttaacacatttttgcaaTGGAAATAAAGAATTGACATTTCTTATTGAACAAATTCTGGTCCTCCCTTCCTATTTGTCTTCTCTTCCATTTGGTGTGCAATGACCACAACGCTGTCCTCCCAGCCTCTCAGCCCTGGCTCTCAGAAGCGTCTGAAGGTCCTCACAGACAAGCACGGCTCAGGGAAGATCTACCAGCTGATGGGTCATGTGGTGGGGACCAGAGACCTGGACCTGAGCCTGAACAGAGGAGAGCTGGTGGCCATCATCAGTGAGATGGACACACGGGGCGACAAACGACGCTGGCTGGTCGACGCTGGGGGTAAGACCCCCAAGACATTTAGCCTTTTCACTAGAGGCTGATCTTTAAAATAACAAACAGCTTTCATTTCTAAAAGGAAAGTCGGTCCTTAAATTCTGTCAATGTAGCAGTGAATACCAAACCATAATGCTTATAATGCAGCTTCATTCACCACCAGTTAAGGTGGAGACACCTAATGGTTGTTTACAGTTACTGCTGCATGGGAACCATTCATCTATGCCAGTGAGATCTATCAAGCCAAATAGATTTGATTAATTATAGGACAACGTGGTTTATATACACCGTACATCTCATCAGATTATAATTACTTATGAATTCACGTCTTCCAATCATCTACACCGATCGCCCTGTGCCCAGGTCCAAGAGGATACGTCCCCTCCTCCAAGCTGGTACGTTACCACCAGGTAACTATGGATCCTCCCCCATCCCCTCATCTGATCACTACCATGGATCACGCTGGGGGGGTCAGACGACACTCCTGCACGCCTGGCGTCAGGCGACCCTCCTACACCCCTGATACACCCCAGCCCCGGCTCCTGAGGTCTATGTCGATGACAGTTCCCTGCCTCCAGGTCAGTGACTCTCTGAGCTGCTTGCCCTTGGCAGCCAGATTGAAATGCGGAGTGCCCCAAACCTTCTCCTGAGTGCTTTATTCATCTATTTGTTTTAGTTCTTCAAACATCATCATACATTGTTAGGgtgtctttcacacacacacacacacacacacacacacacacacacacacacacacacacacacacgtagaagAATTGTATCTGGGTTcggtctgtctgtgtggctgAGCTGTTGAAATGCAGCTCTCCTGGTTGTTAAAGTGAGTGATTCTCCTCGTGACCTTTGGGAGGCATCTTTCATACTCTTATAGCCAGCCCTCTTCATGCACCACTGACAGTATGATCACTAATCATAGGCAGGCGACATGCGATCCTGCTAAGGCTTTGATTCTTCAACATGGGTGGTCCGTTTTAGTCTGTTCTTTCTGTCCAACATCCTTG from Oncorhynchus kisutch isolate 150728-3 linkage group LG15, Okis_V2, whole genome shotgun sequence encodes:
- the arhgef37 gene encoding rho guanine nucleotide exchange factor 37, which encodes MESPLSAESAPPTPAPRNHTPSPSPRAEAQELRMEEKERTVDTEEDPIYMSLLSEVVVDEPAEDASEKAEERAEREAQRQLLATEELVYTERNYLRLLQVCTSTIRSNLQKLQPQLPNLDSMFLYIEEVIDVSGRLLSLLDQKQLTPHDPLFLETLCDAFLSLSTDMESAYKEYLANYNTVTALENSYKQKDALWTEIVKVIKSSEPEVNATSLSFFLVMPVQRIARYPLLLQTIMKHTEPGHPAYSLLEQTARTAIALNCRINEYKRFREVADKYKKTETLTIRDKMNRLNSHSIAKKTARLSQFIKHETGIAPKLVDEEFDALEGFFYLLENGITVLHENVETYLDHLQRFLSCRPEEFDLDMDGEKPAICYKEIITALRQWILPTFEKRMRTLVHKPICALRELLAGPRNLISKRLDKLLDYELIEEKPSLSYDEQAVANTYKTINTLLLNELPQFNGLALTLLWGMLGAFSCLHKDLAKDMEQLFQGFTQQLPHGSLEPNAFWEWAECSVLEGARRLESLCWNVKDQLNAPIVQPLSPGSQKRLKVLTDKHGSGKIYQLMGHVVGTRDLDLSLNRGELVAIISEMDTRGDKRRWLVDAGGPRGYVPSSKLVRYHQVTMDPPPSPHLITTMDHAGGVRRHSCTPGVRRPSYTPDTPQPRLLRSMSMTVPCLQVLAGYDFMARSSHEVSLRAGETIRVLEPHDKKGSCDWSLVEVRGQRGYVPSNYLTVMPTSTTPTAPYR